TGCACATCACTTGCATTCAGCATGCAGTAGCCATATATTTTACCTTATAATCTCCCATATGCATTGCATACATTCTTTTTCCCATGTGCTGTTTTAGTAACACTTTAtccttcaatattttgttgaaagatGAACTGTTTAATTGATGATGACCCATTCTTCACCACACTATTGGAAAGTGATGAAATTGATATAAACAACCCCCCTATGGGCAGTGCAAGTGTTGATGTCCAAGCGACACAACCCCAACgggaaaaaaggaaacaaaaatccCAGCGGGGTGTGTCATTTACTGCAGAGGAAGATACCATCCTCGTTTCAGCTTGGCTTAACATTAGTATGGATCCCATACGGGGAACTGACCAATCATCTACacaaatgtggagtagaattTATGAGTACTACTCCACATATAAAAAACCTAATTGTCAAGAACGATCTATAGCTTCTTTGAACAATCGGTGGTCAATCATTCAAAAATGCGTCAATAAATTTTGTGGTAGCTTAGCCCAAGTTGAAGGAATGCATCCAAGCGATGCAACTGAGCAGGACAAGGTATAATGCTTTTTACTGCTGTTTTGTGGTTGTAATTATTAAGTATTTGCAATGACATTAGTATTAATTGTGGAAACTATTTTGTAGATTGATAAGGCAAAAATCTTGTACCGAGAGAACCTCAAACATAACTTTACCATGGATCATTGTTGGAATCTATTGAGGCACCAATCAAAATGGCAAGCACACATGGacctcataaaaaagaaaaatgggtcaAGTTCAGGTATTACTCTAAACTCAATACCTTTAGGAGAAGACATGGAAAATGTGCCCGTCGATTGTGAGAGGCCTCCTGGAAAGAAAGCTGAAAAAgtaagagagaaagaaagaaaatgtaacGAAAGACAAAATCTAGTAATTAAGGAGGCCTTAAGCCAAATGACAGAAGATAGGAGGACTTGTATGATGGAGAGAAGAGAATCACAATTGAAGTATGAGAATGAAAGATCTGAGTTACTACTTCTTAAGAAGAGAAAACTTGATTTGGAAATTAAGGCTGAAGAAGATAGATCTAACTTAGTAACTCTTAAAAAGAGAAAGGTTGATATTGAAATTATGTCCAAAGATATTGATACGCTGAATGGTGTGCAGCAAGAGTATTTCcataatcttcaaatggagATCATTGAGGAACAAAGGAATAGGGCCATATCTCGTACATAGTTTTGACTATGGTTActtattttgggtattttgaaattgtaaatatttgCAATGACATTATTTTGGGTCTATTTGTACTGCTGGTTGCACCAAATTCGAACATTTTTTTGTAATACTGGTTACACCAAATTCGAACATCTTTTTGTACTACTGGTTGCTATCAATTTGCTTTGGAAACTGTTGAGAGCTGCTATGGAGCTGGTGGTTGTTGCTGTGGAGCTGAATTTTGCTGCCGTGGAGCTGCTGTGGAGCTGAATTTTGCTGCTATGGAGCTGCTGTGGAGCTGCTACGGAGCTGCCAAGTTGTATTAAAatcaactttgtagattttctactaagttgattttgatacatgggattTAGTAGAATTTGTATGGAGGTTCTTTTGGTTGGAAGTTGAATTTGTATGgtatatattttacaaacatTGAATTTATGAGTTGAATTGTCCAAGTTGtgaatttatatgaaattagaAGTCACATAGAGTATGTGTGGAATATATATGGTAGATTGAATTTATTGGACTTGGATGTAGAATTTGTATGGCATATATTTTGGGAACATTGAATTTGTATGGAATAGAATTGTCTAAGTTGTGAAAAGGAATGAAATTAGACCACACATAGAGTATGTGTGGATTTTTTTGTGTTGCTGTATATATAAACAGCTGTGAAATTTATTGGACTTGCTGTTtggaatttttattgaatttattgGAAGTGCATAGGCATTAAACAGGCAAGGTCATCTACACAAATGTTGGGGACAAAAGCTTGTGGAAGTTAAAACTCACATATaaggctctttttttttttttttttatgaaacaaTAGAATGATAAGTTGATAACATATAGTTAGACGCTAtagtatgataaaatgttaaaagtatgatatgataacatataattaatatctaataataatcaatattaacTATTAATGTCGTGTTTCGTACGCCCTCGGGTCGGGTTGCTCAGTGGCGCTGGTCTTTACTCGTGGTGGATCCTGAGGCAGGAGAGAGGTGGCCTTGCGGTAGTCTGGGGAACTTTCGATGTCAAAGTTAGTATagagaagagataaaaaaaaatggtttaaaGGAGAAGACAACAATTGTGTATAATTGACAATAGAATTGAATTCATTCTCTTTTACTTTATAGTTCTGGTTGACCTTTATACTTGGTTTTTTGGGTTAGGAGGGCCATGCCTTGTGTTATGGGGTAGGGAGACGCCTCTCCCCAAAGTCTCCACTGCCATATTGAATTTAATGTGACGTGATTTTCTTGGTGTCAGTCATTTAATGCGGTGTGGGTATCTGGTAGAATTGCCCATTGCcgtctctttccttttcttcgATCATAGTTTCCCGCGCCCTTTTgcaacatctcatctcaatattgaTGATTACCCTCGACCCGCACGGGTCTGGAGCCCACCTAACTCGTATGGGTCTAGGACCCGCCCCAGGCTACCAAGGGGGGTTTTCTGGGCTCGGGTTGAAATTTTCGGGGCTTATGGGGCCTGGTGAAGTAAGGGGCTTGGGGTAGTATTATGGACTTTAGGCCATGATAAAAATAGCCCCTAATAGTTACCCTGCCAATTCTTATCAGGTTGACCtgataaaaattttcatatcttcttgctTATCACAGTCTTCACCACATGGTGGCATGAGCTGGTTAGTGGCCATTCCACGTGTCCAATGCTGATTCCTCATATACTATTATCGGGGTGTTGACATGGTTCCTGTCTCTTCACATACCCTACAAGTTAGGCTGTTAGATGCTACTCCTTTTCCACGACTGTGAGACCGTGCCTTTAAATTTGATCCTCTTCCATCCACGTTGCTATCTCTCTTCTGCCTTTTATATTTTTGCTATGCCTACTGCCCCCCTTTTTTTGCAACTTCAACCCTTCACTGCTTAACTTAGCTTTCCTAGCCCCAATGGCTTCCTAGAAATCCACCAATCTGACTAGCTCCGTGCACCACTATGATGCTGACTCATCAGAGTTGGGGTTATTGGGTCGCCATTGGCACTCTGGGGCCACCTTGACCTTTCTTCAATCCCTGGTGCTGACCTACCACATTCCGAATTCAGTTACTCTGAAAGTTCTTGGGCCACATCAAGGGGTCGTGAATGCAGATGGCTTGGAGACGTGGGTGGCCCTTTTTCCTAGCATGTTTTCCTTCAGACTAAGATTGCCCTTTCCCTGTCCTATCCATGAAGTCTTGTACTGCTTGGGGCTGGTGCCTGCTCAGCTTCATCCGAATGCTTGGCTGATTATGATGTGCTGTTGTGTGCTATGGCGACGGGCTCTATAGAAGCTTGACCCAGAAAATGTTGATATTACTTACCGTGAGTTCCTTCTGACTCACCATGTACAAAGAGGAACATGAGAAATCTGCAACTTTAGGGGAATGGCGCTTGCTTTGGTTGTGTTGGAGTCGAGATATCGTGAAGTCTCAAACTAGTCTGGTAGATTCTATTTTGTGGATGGCCGAGGATGGGAATTCCCAGTGAGGCAGGTTTCCCTGGCTGAGTTCCCAATCAAGGTGGTCTAGAGAGTTGTGTAGGGTGACAAGGTTGTGAGCCCTTTGGCCACGTCGATTGAGTTGTGTCGCATCGTAATCATGCGGGATTGGGCAGTTTGGCACCCGCTCCTAGTTC
This genomic window from Carya illinoinensis cultivar Pawnee chromosome 7, C.illinoinensisPawnee_v1, whole genome shotgun sequence contains:
- the LOC122316086 gene encoding glutathione S-transferase T3-like isoform X2, whose protein sequence is MNCLIDDDPFFTTLLESDEIDINNPPMGSASVDVQATQPQREKRKQKSQRGVSFTAEEDTILVSAWLNISMDPIRGTDQSSTQMWSRIYEYYSTYKKPNCQERSIASLNNRWSIIQKCVNKFCGSLAQVEGMHPSDATEQDKIDKAKILYRENLKHNFTMDHCWNLLRHQSKWQAHMDLIKKKNGSSSARVFP
- the LOC122316086 gene encoding glutathione S-transferase T3-like isoform X1, which gives rise to MNCLIDDDPFFTTLLESDEIDINNPPMGSASVDVQATQPQREKRKQKSQRGVSFTAEEDTILVSAWLNISMDPIRGTDQSSTQMWSRIYEYYSTYKKPNCQERSIASLNNRWSIIQKCVNKFCGSLAQVEGMHPSDATEQDKIDKAKILYRENLKHNFTMDHCWNLLRHQSKWQAHMDLIKKKNGSSSGITLNSIPLGEDMENVPVDCERPPGKKAEKVREKERKCNERQNLVIKEALSQMTEDRRTCMMERRESQLKYENERSELLLLKKRKLDLEIKAEEDRSNLVTLKKRKVDIEIMSKDIDTLNGVQQEYFHNLQMEIIEEQRNRAISRT